In Leptospira fletcheri, the genomic window CTTCCCAGACTTCCCGATGCACATGAGTGAATCTTCCTTCCGGGGAAGAAGTCGTTCCTCTTTTTTGCTTTTTCTCGGATCTCGGAGGCACGAACCAGAGAATAAAATAAATGGAAACATTTGTAAACTATAAATTTGTATAGTTTATTTTTCAGAACCGGTCCGAATTCGATCAGGAGCGTTTTTCCTGTTCTGCGGCGCCTTGTTCCCATTCCTTGTAGGCAGGTAGAGAAGAAATCGTGCGCACGTATTCCGCACTCGGGCCGGAAAGAGGAACCTTATAAGTGATGAAGCGAGAAACTATCGGAGCATAGAACGCGTCCGCTACGGTAAAATCCTTACCGAACAGAAAAGGACCTCCATTTTCCCGTAAATTTTCTTCCCATAAGTTTCGGATCCTATCTATGTCCTTTTGGGCCTCCGGAGGGATCTGCTTGTCGGAGATCCTTCCGGTGAAGTTCATGGTTAAGTTGCTTCTGAGACCCGTAAAGCCGGAGTGCATCTCCGCGGTGATCGATCTGGCCTTGGCTCTCGTATTCGAATTTTTGGGCCAGAGTTCCGGCTTCTTCTCCGCCGCATACTCGGCAATACTCAGGCTGTCCCAGATCGTAAGGTCTCCGTCTCGGAGAACGGGAACTTTTCCAGACGGAGAATAATCGGCGATCACCGAAGCATATTCGGGTGTAAACAGTCGGAGAGAAACTTCCCGAAACGGAATACCGGCTTGTTTTAAAAGGATCCAGGGACGGAAGGACCAGGAAGAAAGGTTCTTATTTCCGATCACTAAAATGAGTTCGCTCATGCCCCAAGCATCGGGGGCAGTCTTTGGGAAGCAACCAAGTTCCAATTCTTCGGGCTTGCTTTCGGATTCGACCCGAATCCAAATTTTAAAGGTATTTCCTGCCGGAATTTCCGAGGGGTTGTTAGATTTTACCTAAAATCCTTGTCCCAAAGATGTAGAAGAGCGCAAGTTTTGGGCTTTCTTCGTTTCTTGGAAATTTTCACGTGATTTAAAAATCAAGCTTTGTGAAGGCAAAGTACGAGAGAAGGGTCGAGCGATTGGAATACTTAAGGGAATACGATCAAAAATACGAAACCGTACCCGATATTCTACTGGTCTGCAATGCCGAGGGGCAGATCCTGCATATCAGTCATAAAGGAAAGGAAATCCTGGAGTTTCTTTCCGAAGATCTGCTTTTCGGAAAGAATCTGGTGGATTTGTTTTCCGAAAGGGACAAGCCCTTCGTTCAGGCCGAGATATTGCCGGTAGCTCTGCGGAACGGAGAGTGGCAGGGCCAGGTCTACGTTCTGAAAAAATCCGGAGAGAAAATTCCCACTTTGCAAATCGCTACGATCCTGCCCAATTCCCAAAAAGGTTTGTCCTTTTTATTGTTCATTAAGGGTGGGGCTTCCGAACGCATTCGATCCACGGATATCATCTATCGGGCTTTCCGCCAATCCAAGAGTGCGATGTTTTTAACGGATAAAGACGGTGTGATCCTTGCCGCTAACGGTCAGTTCGAAGTAATCTCAGGGTTTGCGGAATCCGAATTGATCGGAAAGACTCCTAAAGTGTTCCAGTCCGATCCGGCTTCTTTGGAGTTTTACAACGAGTTTTGGGAAAAGATTCTCCAAGGGAAGGAATTCCACGGAAGTCTTCCGAACCGGAAGCGCTCCGGTAGATATTTGCAATGGAATCAGATCATCTCCCCCATCCAGGACGAAGAAGGTAAAATTACCAATTTTCTCATGGTATTGTCCGAGCGGGAAGTAGGAGGGCCGTTCCAGTTACGCGGGGTCTTGGAGATCGCATCTAAAGGACCGACTCAGCCCGATGTTTTGCGCCGTTTCGAAGGATACGACCGTCAGTCTTTGGCGCGGATTCTTCGGGAAAAAACGAAGCTGACCAAGAAGGAAACGGACATCTGTGCCAGCATCGCTTCGGGCAAGGATAAACACCAGATCTGCGAGGAATTGGGCATCCATTCCGGAACGTTGAAAAACCATCTCAAATCGATTTATAGAAAAACCATAGATTTGGAAAAAGAAATCCCCGGTCCTGAGCGGGACAAACTCCAAAAGCTGACGATTTATCTATTTCGTTTAGCGGGAAACTGAAGTTTCCCTTTTGCGGATACTTCCGAAGAAAGATTCATTGTCCCCAAGTTTTCCGTAAATAATCTTCCCGCCCGGAACCTTTTCTGTATTGCTTATAATGATCCGGGTTCCTTTTATAATAGTCTTGGTGGTATTCTTCCGCGGGATAAAAGTCGCTAGCCGCCAAAATTTCCACTACGATCGGTTTTTGGAATTTACCCGACATCGCTAAGGATCGTTTGGAATTTTCCGCCATCTTTTTTTGAATATTATTTTTATAGAATATGGCGGTTTTGTACTGTTTCCCTCTATCGGCGAATTGTCCTCCGTCGTCCGTCGGATCGATTTGTCTCCAGTACGTTTCCAGCAGGGTCTCGTATTTGATTTTTTCCGGATCGTAGGTGATTAAGACGGATTCCCGGTGCCCTGTTTGTCCGTGTCCCACCTCCTCGTATTTCGGATTTTTCTCTTTTCCGCCGCAATAACCGGAGACCACAGAGACGACTCCCGGAAGTTTTTCAAAGGGACCTTCCATACACCAAAAACAACCTCCGGCGAAAATCGCGGTTTCTAGTTTCGTTTTCTCTTTTGTTGCTGCGGGCAAAACGGCGAAGAGGAGCAAAAGAGGAAGGATGGAGCGGATCAAAGGGAAGAACGGATTCGATTTACGTTTCATGGGTCTCTACCTCGGTACCTAGTTCGTAGGGAGAGCCTTCTTGGTTACAAAGGAATCGGTTCGGATCCGATCACGAAATACACGGAAGTAACGATCGGCTTTTTGTCGTTCCCGTCAGGGTTGAAAGAGCAATTCTTGTACTCTTAAGTATTTCTCGTTCCCGTCCACTAACCAACGTACAACTTCTCCTACTCTTGCTCCCAATACGGCGCTGCCGTGCGGAGAGAATACGGAAATTTTTCCACTGGAAGGATGGGTACTTTCCCAATCCTCCGGATAGACTAGCGTGAATTGGAATGCCTGCGCGTTCCCGAGGTCCCGTAATACGAATTTGGAATTCATCGTGATCAGATCCTCCGGAACCTTCTGCGGGTCCAGTTTCTTGGCTTTGGAAAGTTCTTTGCGCAGGCTTTCGATCACGGAAGTAGGTACGCTTTGGGGGAGTTCGGAGCTTTCCAGCGTGGAAAGGATTTTTTGATGATCCGGTTTGGATAGAAGCCGCTTTACGCTCATAAAAACTTTTCGCCTCCCGGGAACGAAGAAAAAGTTAAGTCCGAAATCTACGAAAGAAGGACTTTCGTTCAAGCATTTTTCAGATTTTCCCTTTATGGATCGCCCGAACGACTCGGAAGAGACATAAAGACGGAATCTCCAATCCCTAGAGTATAAAAGGGGGAGACCTAAATATTATAAATATTGAATGTTTTTGGAAATTCCGTTCCGGTTAATCCATTGAAAGTCCTTCCGTTTCCGGATCCCTGCGGAGATAAAAGGCCGATGCAGGCAAACTCTTCTTGGATCGCATTTTTTCGGGAAAACAAATTCCTAGAATCGGAGAAATATCACTATGCCGTAAGATGGAAGTAGGTAGAAGGGGACCGAACCATGATACTCACCCTTTTTTCTCAGGATCGGAATCGTCCCTTACTTCTCCTAAGATGGTTGGTTCGCTTGGTGGATCGGGAAATCCAGCCAGTTCTGGTTCTACCGAAGGGAAGTCTGGGACTAGAAGAGGGGTTAAAGCTGGGAAAACTTCTCTCGAAATTCTCTCGGCCGAACGTTCCGATTCTTCTGGGCTTCGCTGAGACCTTGGAACAAGCCGAAGCATTTTGCAAGGAAGCCAAAAAAGGAAAATTCGGCGGGACACCTTCCCGGTCGGTTCCGGTTCTGATCAACGCAACAAGGTTTCGTTCGGGGCAGAGAGGGCTGGATTTTTCCGACCAGCTCGAATTTTCCCGGAAAGACTGGGAAAGTTCTTTTCCCATCACTTGTTTTCTGGAATTCGGCAGGGATTCTTCCCTTCTTTCCGAAGCGAGCGGGCGGACGACTCTGTTTGAGGCCTCCACTTTCGTAGCGGAAGTCGGACCGGGCAAGGTTAGGAGTCTCAAACAAGAGGGGGATGTCTCTTCTTCGGACGCTTGGACGAGCGAGGTCCTCTCTTCGCTTCGGCTGGAATAGGTTTCGGCGAAGTGAGAGCCTCTGGCGTCCTTCTCCGAGCAAAAATCCAAATCTCTTTTTCCTACTCTTAGGTGGGGGGGATTTGCTATTTTTAATTGAACTTTTTTCGATCCCGGACTTGACTGATTAAAATTTTGCCCCCTTCCGGGGGAAGAGCAGGTTGATCTTGCATGATCGAAAGACGCACGAACAAATTCGGGGAATACGGAATTTTCGCCTCGTCGCGCATAACTAAAGGGACGCTTCTTTTTAGCTACAGCGAGTGGATCGAGGACGAAGAGTTCGGCTGGAAGGTGCTATCCGTCGCCGAAGCGGAAGCACTCCCCGAGTCCGAGAAGGAAATCTTCATGAAATACGGCTATGACGTAGATTTTGGACTCGTAACCGGACCCACCGGCCCCCAGTTCGTCATTAACAACTCCAACTTCATGAACCACTCTTGCGATCCGAATATGTGGTATGATCAGAACGATAATATCATCGCAAAGCGGGACATACGAAAAGGAGAAGAGCTGACCATCGACTACGCGAATTTCGTAGTGAACTTCGACCAAACCTTTGAATGCCGCTGCGGAGCTCCGAATTGCCGGAAATACATTCGTAAGGACGATTGGAAGATTCTTTTGCCGGAGTATCATCTTAACTTCCCGGCATTTATGCACAAAGAAATCAAGAAGCTCCTGGTCAAAGTTCCGGCTTGATCCTTCACGCCCGGGTGGACCGGGCGTTCACTTTCTGATTTTGGATTGCCTTCTCCAGAGAAGGCCGGCCAAAAATTCCCCTCCGGGCTCCTCCTTCCAAATTCCGAGGTCGCTGGTTTTCCTGGCGTTTTCGATCGTGTAAAACGCCCTCGGAGCCGTTTTTCCCAGGATTTCTAGAACATCCGGAACCTCTTTTCTGCGCAGAAAGGAAAGGATCACGGTTACCGGTCCCCGGGAGCCGAAAGCGTCCAATCGGGTGGTTCTAAAGCCGGAACGGGTCAGACTTTCGATGATATTGTCCCCATTTCCCGAAACGATGATCCGTATGAGGGAATGACCGATTGCGAGCTTTTCCTCCACGACCATTCCGAGGAAGGTTCCCGTCGCAAAACCGGCCCCGTATGCGATGTAGCAAAGTGCATTGTTCAGGTTCCGGATGATCTGAGTGATGACGATCAGCCACAAAAGGACTTCCACGAAACCCAAGGCGGCGGCTAGGATCTTTCGTTCCCGGGAGATCAGGATGATTCGGACCGTTCCTATGCTGACATCCGTAACCCTTGCCAGATAGATTCCTAGGGGGAGGAAAACGTACTCTGAGATCCAGGGGGGCATAGAGGTTATCGAACGGGAAACCGCAGGATTCCGCCAGTAAAATTACAAGTTTATCTTTCCTCGGGCAGGATCCAATCCTGGGGGAAAAGGGTTTCTTTCGCCTTCATTAAGTCCCTGGTTGGGTTTACGAACGGTTTGCTTTTTCTACCGTTCAAGGAGACGGTTATATCCGCATAAACGGCAGCCTCATCTCCGGTTTTTTCTTTTTCTACCCTTCCTAGATAATGGGAAAATTGCAAAATCAGATCCGGATTGGTGCTCATCGGGATTTTTTGCCTTTCGGAAAGATAAGAATCGGCAAGGACGAAACGGACCTCACCTGTTCTTAAATTCGCGACCCGAAAGGATGTGATCGCATTTTTTTGGGATAGCATCGTCTGCCAGGAAAAGCGCGAACCTTGTTCCGTCCATAGGACGTTTCCGGGATAAAATCTATGCCGTAGAGGGAGGAGGATCTGCGCCACAAGATATACGCCTAAGACGTACGGTCCAAGATTTACGATCCGGGAAGAACGGAGTCCCGAGAGACGAGTTCCGGCTGATTTCCCCCAACGACCCAACCCTTCGATGCGGGTCAACAGATGCAAAATAATCTGAGCGGAGTCGAACCGAAAGCGGACCGGAAGTTTTTGCCAAACGGTTCGGAATAGATTTCTGAATTCTCCGTAAGGAAAGATCCCCCGGCGTTTCAAAAAATTCCTCAGGCTCAAAGGCCAGTAGGCGGAGAGGAAGAGGGCGGATCCCCAAATCATGATCCAGGGAAATATCCCTACGGGAAAAAGTTCCCAGATCAGAATTTGGAAAAGGACGACGAAGGAGAACATCCAAGACCTGAGTTTCGGTTTTAACAACAAAAACGGGACCACTAGATCGAATAGCAGTCCCGCATAACCGAATATATATCCGGCGATCGGGGTCGCGAAAAATTTTCCGATCACAGGAAAGTCCGTGTCTCTCGCCAGCCAGATTTTGAGAGGCTGTGCTCTGACAAGCCAATCGGATTCGATTTTAGCAATCCCTCCGAAGAAATAAACGCAGGCGAATTGGAAGCGGAGCAGCCAGAGATTCCAGTTGCGTATTTTAGGGTTGGGCCATCGACCTGTTCTGTACGCTTCCAGAAAATGTCCCACGGAAAGGCAACGATCGGCCGGCAACCAGATCATGATCCAAAGCACCAGTCCGAGCAGATAGGAATGATTTAAATACAGGGCAGAGTCGATCAGGTTGAAATAAACGAATCCTAAGAAATAGATCGTAACACAAAGCCGGTACAGAATACCAAGGCAGATTCCCAAACCCGCAATCGACAGGATCCAGAAGAAAGGGTAAAGAAGCCAGGCGGGCAAAACTTCCACCCAGGAAAATCCGAAATATTTAAAATGGAATTCCGGCTCTAAGAAGAATTTTCCGACCCAATCATTGAGGAGATACCTAAGCGAGATCGAGGTGCATAGGATTCCGAGTCCGAATCGAAACAAACCTAGGGACCAGGCGGGGGAAAAATCCGTCATTTCGGTCCGAAGCCGATCTATAAAGCCAAACTTGGTTTTCATTCCTTTTTCGGCCTAGCCTTCCGACGTCAGATAGCCATTGCCTAAATGGATCCAGTTGTCGTCCAATGTTTCTTTCCCCAAACGGGCCAGTGTTTCAGGCAAGTCCCGGAAATCCTCGGGTAAAAGATCATCTTTGTGGAAAAATTTTTCACCCGTGTCCGAAAGTCGAGGGAACAGAAGAAGGTTTGCCCCTTCCGATATCAATTTTTTTCCACCTTCGTTACGGGTTTGTGCGGGGTGGTCGAATACATAGATTTCTCGATTTTGGGAAAGGGCGCTTGAGGCCGAGGAGATCGCGCCGCTTTTTGCGGGAGCTTCCATCAGAAATAACGTCGGGCAAATCCCGGTGATGATCCTGTTTCGCTTTGGAAACGCGTATTTGCGTACGGGAAAATCGGGCGGATATTCCGTGACGATAAGAGCCTTCGCAGTGTTCTTCATCTTCCGGAATAAAGCTCCGTTTTCCGCAGGGTATTCCTTTTCGGGGCCTGTTCCTAGAACACCTAATACGAACATTCCCGCATTTAAGGCAGCGTCCATCACTAGCGCGTCCGCTCCGAGAGCTAGTCCGGACACAAGGCCGGAGTATCCCGTTTCGGATAAAAGCGAAGGCACGGATTTGCAGGCCAACCTCGTGATCGGAGAAATCGATCTTGTCCCGACCACCGCCGCGAGATTTTGCCCCAGAACGTTTCGGTCCCCGATGCAGAACAGATTCGGTGGAGGATCGTATATTTCTCTTAATAATTTAGGATAATCGGAATCGTAATAGCTTAGAACGAAGCCGCCTAACTTTTCGAAGGAGATCCTGTATCGTTTCGCCTCCTCCGTTACTAAGGATCGGAGAGAGGCCGGGAGAATTTTTTCCAATTCGGAAATCGCTTCGAGTTCGGAAGGAAAACGGGAAAGTATCCTCGATCGTCCGATCAGGGAATGCAATTTAGGAGAACTGAGAGAAAGAAAATCCATGCGGAGAACGGAATCTTTTTTCCGCAAAACGTTATTTTTCGCTCGCTTCCAACTTTTTCAGATCGCTCAGCACGTTTTTATAGGAATCGTTTTCTTCCAGATTTTCCTTGATAAATCCGTCCTTTTTCAGGCTTTCCAATGCGGACCTGATCTGCAGGTATTCCTCTTTCGCTTCCCCTATTTTGCCTGACCGGTAGAGGAAATTCGCCTTCGCAAATTTTGCGGGAACATTTCGGGGTTCCTTTCTTAAAATAGAATCCAAAAGAACGAATGCCTTGTCCTGCTCGTGAAATCCCGCCTGAATTCCTTCCCAAGACGAATCCGCCATGGAGGAATCGAAATAGATCAGGGCCAATTGGAAGGGAAATCTGGAATCCCTGGGATCCTGACGGGAAAGAGCCTGGAAAATTTCGATGGCTGCCTGCCGTCGGTTCGGTTCCCAGCCTCGGTCCTTAGAAGCGTTCGCATACGCCAATCCGGTTTCGAAGAGCAATTGTTGGTCTACGGGCATCAATAGAAGCGCCTTGTCGAAATAGGGTAGAGCCGATTCGAAAAAGTGTACGTCCGCCCCGACGACCTCGGATTTTTTACCGTTCGCTTCCTCTTGGATCGCTATATTATAATATTTAGAGGCAAGATCGTAGTCGCCGATTTTCATATAGCCTTGGGCGATTTTCCAACTGAGAGCTCCTGCAGATCTGGTTTTGGAAGCGAGTTCCCGGATTTTTTTTTCCAATTCCACGATTTCGGACTCATCCATCGAGAGCCTGCGCTTCCAAGATTCCAAGTCTTCTACCGTAGGGGGTTTGTACGTGCTTTTGGAGGAAAATTTACTGAGATTCTTACAGGAATCGAAAGTGCCAGAGAGAAAAACGAGAAGAATGGTTATGGAGGAGAAGGTCTTCATTTGAATCGAAAATACGGTGCCAAAAAATCGCGGGACGGTCTATGGAAAATCGAGCCGGACGACGGAATTTTAGAAAAAAGAAGGGAGAACGGACTCTGTATTTGAGGTTTGTTGGAACTCCTACAGGCTGAAAAAAACTCTTGTCGGCTTGTGGTTTTTGTGGTATGGCTGCGGGGGTGTACCACCGCACCGGCCCCCGCCCAGAGCAGGGTGGGGCCAAAGTGTGAGAAAAGTTGGAATCATAATTCCAACACCGGAGCTGGAAAAGGGAAAGGAGTTTCTTTCTTCTTTCCCTTTTCTTCCTTTCTCCCCAGAATCACTCGTTGTCTTTTGAAATTCCCGCAATCACCAAGGCTCCACCTAACAATCCCAAGTCCTTTAAGAGGGCCATGAGTTCCTGTTGGTTTCCCCCCGCTGCCGGCCCTAAATGGATCAATACGATATATAAGCCTAGTAATACGGCTAAAAGAGTCGTGGCCAATTTCGTTTTTTTATTGATAAAGATGCTGGCCGCGGCCGCGATCATTGCAACGCCCGTTAAGTAAACCCAAACAACCTGAAAGGGTATATAAGAAGGTACTAATCCGGCCATTCCAGGAGCGTAAATCAGGTGAAAAATCCCGAAGATTAAAAACGGAACTGCATATAGGTACTTCCCTACGGTTTTCATAATCAAATTTCTCCTATGAGACTTCGCTCTCGAGTTGGAAGCGCTTCGCAGTCGATTCCGGCGGAGCTCGGAAACTTCTTCCCCAAAGCGACCGTCAATTCATATTGTTATTTTTGACGCCTGCAAGGAGAAAACGGTTTGCCATTCGGAAAAAAAATAATTCCCCCACCCGGATGGCGAATTGCGGAAGAAAAAGACGTAAAATTTCTGTCCGAGTCGGAAAGGATCTGCTTTCCGGATTCTTTTTGGACTCCAATAGGAATCGCCGAACATATCGATTCGCATCCGGCCTGGGTTCGAGAGGAAACGGGTCATTTGTTCTTTCTGGATTTGGGCGAAGAAGCGGAATTGCTTCGGATCGGAATCTTTCCGGAAAAAAGAGGTTTCGGCGAGGCAAAGCGTGCGCTCTCTTATTTGTGCTCCGCTTATCCCAGAGTGTTCTTGGAAGTCGGCGCTTCCAATCTTGCGGCAAAGGGTTTGTACGTTTCCTTAGGTTTTCAGGAAATCGGAAGAAGAAAGGGTTATTATTCCTCCGGAGAAGACGCAATCCTGATGGAAAATCGCCTAACGGAAGGGCGTTCTTAATTCTTTTCCAATAAGACCACGCAAGCGGTGCCGATTCCTTCTTGTCTGCCGATCGCTCCCATTTTTTCCGTTGTAGTCGCTTTGATGGAGACGCAGTCTTGCGGGAGACCCAGTAACCCGGATAAAGTCTCCTGG contains:
- a CDS encoding GNAT family N-acetyltransferase, whose product is MPFGKKIIPPPGWRIAEEKDVKFLSESERICFPDSFWTPIGIAEHIDSHPAWVREETGHLFFLDLGEEAELLRIGIFPEKRGFGEAKRALSYLCSAYPRVFLEVGASNLAAKGLYVSLGFQEIGRRKGYYSSGEDAILMENRLTEGRS
- a CDS encoding DNA-processing protein DprA, with amino-acid sequence MRKKDSVLRMDFLSLSSPKLHSLIGRSRILSRFPSELEAISELEKILPASLRSLVTEEAKRYRISFEKLGGFVLSYYDSDYPKLLREIYDPPPNLFCIGDRNVLGQNLAAVVGTRSISPITRLACKSVPSLLSETGYSGLVSGLALGADALVMDAALNAGMFVLGVLGTGPEKEYPAENGALFRKMKNTAKALIVTEYPPDFPVRKYAFPKRNRIITGICPTLFLMEAPAKSGAISSASSALSQNREIYVFDHPAQTRNEGGKKLISEGANLLLFPRLSDTGEKFFHKDDLLPEDFRDLPETLARLGKETLDDNWIHLGNGYLTSEG
- a CDS encoding glutathione S-transferase family protein, yielding MSELILVIGNKNLSSWSFRPWILLKQAGIPFREVSLRLFTPEYASVIADYSPSGKVPVLRDGDLTIWDSLSIAEYAAEKKPELWPKNSNTRAKARSITAEMHSGFTGLRSNLTMNFTGRISDKQIPPEAQKDIDRIRNLWEENLRENGGPFLFGKDFTVADAFYAPIVSRFITYKVPLSGPSAEYVRTISSLPAYKEWEQGAAEQEKRS
- the msrA gene encoding peptide-methionine (S)-S-oxide reductase MsrA, with the protein product MKRKSNPFFPLIRSILPLLLLFAVLPAATKEKTKLETAIFAGGCFWCMEGPFEKLPGVVSVVSGYCGGKEKNPKYEEVGHGQTGHRESVLITYDPEKIKYETLLETYWRQIDPTDDGGQFADRGKQYKTAIFYKNNIQKKMAENSKRSLAMSGKFQKPIVVEILAASDFYPAEEYHQDYYKRNPDHYKQYRKGSGREDYLRKTWGQ
- a CDS encoding GreA/GreB family elongation factor; this translates as MSVKRLLSKPDHQKILSTLESSELPQSVPTSVIESLRKELSKAKKLDPQKVPEDLITMNSKFVLRDLGNAQAFQFTLVYPEDWESTHPSSGKISVFSPHGSAVLGARVGEVVRWLVDGNEKYLRVQELLFQP
- a CDS encoding SET domain-containing protein codes for the protein MIERRTNKFGEYGIFASSRITKGTLLFSYSEWIEDEEFGWKVLSVAEAEALPESEKEIFMKYGYDVDFGLVTGPTGPQFVINNSNFMNHSCDPNMWYDQNDNIIAKRDIRKGEELTIDYANFVVNFDQTFECRCGAPNCRKYIRKDDWKILLPEYHLNFPAFMHKEIKKLLVKVPA
- a CDS encoding HTTM domain-containing protein produces the protein MKTKFGFIDRLRTEMTDFSPAWSLGLFRFGLGILCTSISLRYLLNDWVGKFFLEPEFHFKYFGFSWVEVLPAWLLYPFFWILSIAGLGICLGILYRLCVTIYFLGFVYFNLIDSALYLNHSYLLGLVLWIMIWLPADRCLSVGHFLEAYRTGRWPNPKIRNWNLWLLRFQFACVYFFGGIAKIESDWLVRAQPLKIWLARDTDFPVIGKFFATPIAGYIFGYAGLLFDLVVPFLLLKPKLRSWMFSFVVLFQILIWELFPVGIFPWIMIWGSALFLSAYWPLSLRNFLKRRGIFPYGEFRNLFRTVWQKLPVRFRFDSAQIILHLLTRIEGLGRWGKSAGTRLSGLRSSRIVNLGPYVLGVYLVAQILLPLRHRFYPGNVLWTEQGSRFSWQTMLSQKNAITSFRVANLRTGEVRFVLADSYLSERQKIPMSTNPDLILQFSHYLGRVEKEKTGDEAAVYADITVSLNGRKSKPFVNPTRDLMKAKETLFPQDWILPEER
- a CDS encoding tetratricopeptide repeat protein yields the protein MKTFSSITILLVFLSGTFDSCKNLSKFSSKSTYKPPTVEDLESWKRRLSMDESEIVELEKKIRELASKTRSAGALSWKIAQGYMKIGDYDLASKYYNIAIQEEANGKKSEVVGADVHFFESALPYFDKALLLMPVDQQLLFETGLAYANASKDRGWEPNRRQAAIEIFQALSRQDPRDSRFPFQLALIYFDSSMADSSWEGIQAGFHEQDKAFVLLDSILRKEPRNVPAKFAKANFLYRSGKIGEAKEEYLQIRSALESLKKDGFIKENLEENDSYKNVLSDLKKLEASEK
- a CDS encoding PAS domain-containing protein: MEYLREYDQKYETVPDILLVCNAEGQILHISHKGKEILEFLSEDLLFGKNLVDLFSERDKPFVQAEILPVALRNGEWQGQVYVLKKSGEKIPTLQIATILPNSQKGLSFLLFIKGGASERIRSTDIIYRAFRQSKSAMFLTDKDGVILAANGQFEVISGFAESELIGKTPKVFQSDPASLEFYNEFWEKILQGKEFHGSLPNRKRSGRYLQWNQIISPIQDEEGKITNFLMVLSEREVGGPFQLRGVLEIASKGPTQPDVLRRFEGYDRQSLARILREKTKLTKKETDICASIASGKDKHQICEELGIHSGTLKNHLKSIYRKTIDLEKEIPGPERDKLQKLTIYLFRLAGN
- a CDS encoding DUF2179 domain-containing protein — protein: MPPWISEYVFLPLGIYLARVTDVSIGTVRIILISRERKILAAALGFVEVLLWLIVITQIIRNLNNALCYIAYGAGFATGTFLGMVVEEKLAIGHSLIRIIVSGNGDNIIESLTRSGFRTTRLDAFGSRGPVTVILSFLRRKEVPDVLEILGKTAPRAFYTIENARKTSDLGIWKEEPGGEFLAGLLWRRQSKIRK
- a CDS encoding DoxX family protein — encoded protein: MKTVGKYLYAVPFLIFGIFHLIYAPGMAGLVPSYIPFQVVWVYLTGVAMIAAAASIFINKKTKLATTLLAVLLGLYIVLIHLGPAAGGNQQELMALLKDLGLLGGALVIAGISKDNE